One window of the Benincasa hispida cultivar B227 chromosome 3, ASM972705v1, whole genome shotgun sequence genome contains the following:
- the LOC120074261 gene encoding protein DMP6, whose translation MEIKPADEETQSRNDHKRPLLRETTIIPSRDEKTLIQKAISQTFRSTANLANLLPTGTVLAFQLLSPIFTNQGNCDSTSRYLTAGLVGLCGLSCFLQSFTDSFVDSQGNVSYGFVTFRGLWVIDGSVELPPSTAAKYRLRFIDFLHSFMSILVFSAVALFDENVVSCFYPAPSDQAEEILTSLPVAIGVFCSMLFVLFPTRRHGIGFPISAN comes from the coding sequence GAAACCCAATCTCGAAACGATCATAAGCGCCCCCTTTTGCGAGAAACAACTATCATCCCATCAAGAGATGAAAAAACCCTCATTCAAAAAGCCATTTCCCAGACCTTCCGAAGCACCGCTAATTTGGCTAATCTTCTACCCACTGGAACAGTTCTCGCATTTCAACTTCTTTCCCCAATTTTCACTAATCAAGGCAATTGCGACTCAACTTCCCGCTACCTCACCGCCGGCCTCGTTGGTTTGTGTGGATTGTCCTGTTTTCTTCAAAGTTTCACCGACAGTTTCGTAGACAGTCAGGGGAATGTTTCCTACGGATTCGTCACTTTCAGAGGCTTGTGGGTCATTGACGGCTCCGTCGAACTGCCGCCGTCCACCGCGGCCAAGTATCGGCTGAGATTTATTGATTTCTTGCACTCTTTCATGTCGATTCTGGTTTTTTCCGCTGTTGCTCTGTTTGATGAGAATGTGGTGAGCTGTTTTTACCCGGCGCCGTCGGATCAGGCGGAGGAGATTTTGACGTCTTTGCCGGTTGCGATTGGGGTGTTTTGTAGCAtgttgtttgttctttttcCGACCAGACGCCATGGAATTGGCTTCCCTATTTCTGCTAATTAG